Part of the Halobellus ruber genome is shown below.
TGTGGGAACCCGTTCTCCATGTTCGTCTGTCCGGCTCGGATGTGCTGCAGGGCCTGTTCCTGGGCGCTGATCCCGCCGACGTAGTCGGTGTCGGGCGAGAAGATCGGCGGGTTCTCCGGGAACCCCTCGCCGGTCCCCCGAAGCGGGTTGGACTGGGTGTAGAACTGCGCGGCCTCCTCGTCGTAGTGGGCCTCGTTCGACGGGTCCAGTCCGGTGAACGGATCGGCGACTGCCTGGGTCAGCACGGGGTCGCGGGCCAACCGGAGGATCGCGTAGAAGGCGGCGTCCTTCCGCTCCTGTGGGAGGCTCGCGGGGATGGAGTACAGCCGGTTGTACAGCATCATCGCGTTCCGCCGGATGCTGCCGTCGTCCTGCTCCCATCCGGGGATCGCCGCCGACCGCTGGTCGCCGACGACCGGGAAGTCCCCGCGGGCGGTGAACTCCGTGAGGTCGATCCACCACACCGACATCACGACGTTGCCCTGCTGCCACTGGTTGACGGTCTCGGCGATGCCGAACTGCGCCGACCCCTCGGGGGCGTAGTCGATCGTCTCGACCATGTTCTCCAGGGCTTCGACGGCCGGATCGGAGTTGATCTGCGGCTCCATCTCCTCGTCGAAGTAGATGACGCCCTTCGAGGCCGCACGGTCCATCCACCACCCGAAATTGAACGGCCGGGCGCCGTACACCTGCGTGCCGTACACGCCGTCCTCGGTGTTCTCGGTGAAGTACTCCGCAACCTGGTTGAACTCGGGCCAGGTCTGCGGCACCCGGAGCTCCTGGCCGTACTCCTCCTGATACTGTTCCTGGTGGGTCTCGTCTTGGAAGTACGACGGCCGGTAGAACAGGTTGTGGATGTCGCCGTCAATGGGTAGCGCGACGGTGTCGCCGTCGAACTCCATATAGAACCGCCTGTAGGGCTCGATGATGCTGTCGAGGTACTCCTCGACGCCCTCGTACTGTGCCAGGTAGTCGTCAAGGGGCTCGAAGATGTCCCGGGCCTGGAAGTCACCCAGGTACAGCGGGATATTCAACACGATGTCGTAGGGGACCTCGCCGCCGCCGATGAGGTCCGAATTCAGCGACGAGTAGTAGTTGCCCGCCGGCAAGGTTTGCCCGTCGTTGAACGTCAGGTTGGTCTCCTCCTCGATCAGCGGGCCGAACATCGCGTACAGCGGCCCCGCCGAGTTGTCGGTCGTCCACCTGAGTTCGATCTCCTCGAACGTCTCGGGATCCTCGATGGGGAACGGGCGCGTCTCCATATCGCCGCCGCCGCCGTCGCCGCCGCCACCGCCGTCGCCGTCGCCGCCGCCACCGCCGTCGCCGCCGCCACCGCCACCGCCGTCGCCGGTGTTACACCCGGCGAGCCCGGCCATCCCGGCGCCCAACCCGCCGCCGAAGTATTTCATCAACTGGCGGCGGTTCATCCCGAACGGTAACTCCGCCTCAGGGGTTTTGCCATCAAAGTCTGGCATAGACTGGTAGTGCGGAGGATGATATAAAAACATTTTGGGAATTCCGATGGTTATTCACGACGATTTCGACACGGGAATCGGGTCACACCGACTCCCCGCGCGGACGACCCGCGGGTCGGTGTGACCGCCTCGACGAGGATAGGGCCAACCCGCCCTCTGGCCGGGTCGTGGGGTCGACGGCAGGTGTCCCCTCGGATCTCCCGGCGCGGCGATCCCCGGCGAAGATTTATATTCTCCGTCCGGGATGTGCCGCTATGACGCCGGAGATAACGAAAGTCGAGAGTACCGAGTTCTCGTTTCCGATCGAGGACGTCGGCTACAGCCCGAACGGCTTCTGCCTCGTCTACGAACCCGGGACGACGACGCGCCGGAAACTGTTCGCGATCCGGATCCACACGGACACGGGGATCACCGGCGAGTACGTGGGCGGCAACTCCCCCGGAGCCGCCCAGATCAACATGTTCGCGAACTACCTGGTCGGAAAGAACCCCCTCCACCGGGAGAAACACTGGTCGGAGATCAAACGTGCACTCCGGAAGTACGACCGGATGGGGATGGGGCCGATCGACATCGCGCTGTGGGACTTCGCCGGCAAGTACCACGACGCGCCGATCCACGAACTGCTTGGCACCTACCGGAAGCGCCTGCCCGCGTACGCCTCGACCTACGAGGCCGACCTGAACGGGGGGCTGGACTCGCCGGAGGCGTTCGCGGACTTCGCCGAGGAGTGTTACGAACGCGGCTACGGCGGGTTCAAACTCCACGTGTGGGAGAGCGACGAGTGGGGCGACATCGACCGGGAGGTCGAGACCGTCCACGCGGTCGGCGACCGCGTCGGCGACGAGATGGACCTGATGCTCGACCCGGCGTGTCAGTACGAGACGTGGGCCGACGCCCTCCGCGTCGGCAAGGCGTGTGACGAACACGACTTCTTCTGGTACGAGGACCCCTACCGCGACGCCGGGACCTCACAACACGGCCACCGCCGGCTGAAGGACAATATGGACACCCCGATCCTCCAGACCGAACACGTTCGCGGGCTGGAACTGCACACCGACTTCATCGCGAACGAGGCGACGGATTTCGTCCGGGCCGACCCCGAGTACGACGCCGGGATCACGGGCGCGATGAAGGTCGCCCGCGTCGCCGAGGGGTTCGGGCTCGACGTCGAGTATCACGCCCCCGGGCCCGCCCAGCGACACCTGATGGCGGCGACGCGGAACTCCAACTACTACGAGCTCGCCTTGGTCCACCCGAACGCCCGCAACCCGATCCCGCCGGTGTACGAGGGCGATTACACCGATCAGATCGACGCCATCGACGACGAGGGGACCGTCCCCGTGCCCGACGACCCGGGACTCGGCGTCGACTACGACTGGGCGTTCATTGAGGACAACGCGACCGGGAGCGTCCACGTCTACGAGTAGCGACCGCCCGATCGTCGGGGCGGCCGCTCACACTGTTGGCTATGACTACGTGAAGATTTTCGACACCCCGGGGTGTCGAAATCCGTCACGCGACGATAGCCGACAGTATCAGAACACCTGCCAGCCGCCGTCGACGAACAGGAGTTCGCCGGTGACGTAGCCGGCCTCCTCGCTTGCGAGATAGAGGTACGCCGGCGCCACGTCCTCGGGCGTTCCGGCCCGCCCCTGCGGGACCCGCTTGACCAACTCGTCGTTTGCCGCCTTCTCCATCGCCTCCTCGGACCAGCCCTCGTTCAGTTCGGTTGCGATCTGGCCCGGCGCGACGGCGTTGACCCGGATGCCGTGCTCGGCGAGTTCCAGGGCGGCCCCGCGGGTGATCATCCTGACCGCGCCCTTCGTGGAGTCGTACTGGACCTGCTCGAACTGGGCGTAGTGGGAGCTGATCGACGCGGTGTTGACGATCGCGCCGGGGTCGTCGCGCTCGATCATGTCGTTTGCGGCGACCTGGGTCCCGAAGTAGATCCCCTTGGCGTTGACGCTGTGGATCCGCTCGAACTCCTCGGGCTCCAGATCGAGGATCGACCCGCCGATGAACATCCCGGCGTTGTTCACCATCACGTCGACGCCGCCGTAGTCGTGGGCCGCCTCGACCAAGGCGGTGATGTCGTTGCGGTCGCTCACGTCGGTCTCGACGAACTCGGCGGTGCCCCCGGCGTCCGCGATGGCCTCGTGTGTCGGCGTCCCCCCGCCCTTCGGCTCCTCCCGGAGGTCGGCGACGAGTACCGTCGCGCCCGCGTCCCCGAACTGCTGTGCCACCTCGCGGCCGATCCCGGAGGCGCCGCCGGTCACGATGACAGTGTCGTCGGTAAACTGTGGGTTCAGTGTGCCCATAGCTCGGCATATCTCGGCCCCGATTTATAATTTGTTCCGAGTACAGGGGCGTCGCCGGCGTCTCGCGCGGCTCCGCCCCAAAATTTTATCAAGGGTAACGGACAGTTGAGGGGTATGAGTTGGAGGTCCGGGAGTTGGCAGTTCGATCCGGAGTCGATGTTCGACCTCTCCGGTCGGCGGGCCATCGTCACCGGCGCCGGCTCCGGGCTCGGGCGGGCGATCGCACTCGGCTTCGACGCCCGCGGCGCGACGGTCGTCGTTGCGGACA
Proteins encoded:
- a CDS encoding ABC transporter substrate-binding protein; protein product: MPDFDGKTPEAELPFGMNRRQLMKYFGGGLGAGMAGLAGCNTGDGGGGGGGDGGGGGDGDGGGGGDGGGGDMETRPFPIEDPETFEEIELRWTTDNSAGPLYAMFGPLIEEETNLTFNDGQTLPAGNYYSSLNSDLIGGGEVPYDIVLNIPLYLGDFQARDIFEPLDDYLAQYEGVEEYLDSIIEPYRRFYMEFDGDTVALPIDGDIHNLFYRPSYFQDETHQEQYQEEYGQELRVPQTWPEFNQVAEYFTENTEDGVYGTQVYGARPFNFGWWMDRAASKGVIYFDEEMEPQINSDPAVEALENMVETIDYAPEGSAQFGIAETVNQWQQGNVVMSVWWIDLTEFTARGDFPVVGDQRSAAIPGWEQDDGSIRRNAMMLYNRLYSIPASLPQERKDAAFYAILRLARDPVLTQAVADPFTGLDPSNEAHYDEEAAQFYTQSNPLRGTGEGFPENPPIFSPDTDYVGGISAQEQALQHIRAGQTNMENGFPQPQWPGATQYTNDLSIHIQRALTGEESPQEALDNAAEKWRETVETLGRESQREQYMKFLETARDLDYV
- a CDS encoding enolase C-terminal domain-like protein, which produces MTPEITKVESTEFSFPIEDVGYSPNGFCLVYEPGTTTRRKLFAIRIHTDTGITGEYVGGNSPGAAQINMFANYLVGKNPLHREKHWSEIKRALRKYDRMGMGPIDIALWDFAGKYHDAPIHELLGTYRKRLPAYASTYEADLNGGLDSPEAFADFAEECYERGYGGFKLHVWESDEWGDIDREVETVHAVGDRVGDEMDLMLDPACQYETWADALRVGKACDEHDFFWYEDPYRDAGTSQHGHRRLKDNMDTPILQTEHVRGLELHTDFIANEATDFVRADPEYDAGITGAMKVARVAEGFGLDVEYHAPGPAQRHLMAATRNSNYYELALVHPNARNPIPPVYEGDYTDQIDAIDDEGTVPVPDDPGLGVDYDWAFIEDNATGSVHVYE
- a CDS encoding SDR family NAD(P)-dependent oxidoreductase, whose protein sequence is MGTLNPQFTDDTVIVTGGASGIGREVAQQFGDAGATVLVADLREEPKGGGTPTHEAIADAGGTAEFVETDVSDRNDITALVEAAHDYGGVDVMVNNAGMFIGGSILDLEPEEFERIHSVNAKGIYFGTQVAANDMIERDDPGAIVNTASISSHYAQFEQVQYDSTKGAVRMITRGAALELAEHGIRVNAVAPGQIATELNEGWSEEAMEKAANDELVKRVPQGRAGTPEDVAPAYLYLASEEAGYVTGELLFVDGGWQVF